The segment ACTGGTAATGGTTTGAAAGCTACCGAATCAATTATGACTGTACTCAAAAAACCACAAGTAATGCAAGCTGATGTTGCAAAAATCTCAGCAGTGATAGGGTGAATCATATAATGACTAAAGTTACTTTTACAATTCCTTCAGTCTTGAATGCAGGTGGTGGTGAAAAGAAAACTGAACTTGAAGCCTCAACCCTTAAGGAATCATTTGAAAAAATCTCTGAAATTATGGGTGATGACTTTAAGAGAAAAGTTCTAGAAGCAGACGGTTCACCACGTTCTCTAATTAACATTTACATCAATGGAAAAAATGCTGCATTTGATAATGGTCTTGATACTCCGTTGAATGAAAATGATGAAGTATACATTTTACCTGCAGTAGCAGGCGGTTCTGATCTGTCAGAAAAAGAATTGGATAGATTCTCACGTCAAGTAATGTTAGAACAAATTGGGTATGATGGTCAATTAAAATTAAAAAATTCTAAAGTTTGTGTTGTTGGTGTTGGTGGTTTAGGAAATCCAATTACAACTAGACTTGCAACAATGGGAGTTGGTAAATTACGAATTGTTGATAGAGATGTTATAGAATTATCAAACTTACATAGACAAACAATGTTTGATGAAGATGATGTCGGTCAAGTAAAAGTAGAAGTTGCACAAAAGAAACTAAAAAAATTAAATCCTGAAGTAGAAATAGAAGCTTTACCAATTTCTATTAATGATTATAATGCATCTGATGTTATTGATGGATGTGATGTTGTAATTGATGCTCTTGATAGCGTTAATGCACGTTATGCATTAAACAAAGCATGTGTAGAAAAAAATATTCCATTTGTAACTGGTGCTGCAGTTGGTGTTACAGGA is part of the Candidatus Nitrosopelagicus brevis genome and harbors:
- a CDS encoding ThiF family adenylyltransferase codes for the protein MTKVTFTIPSVLNAGGGEKKTELEASTLKESFEKISEIMGDDFKRKVLEADGSPRSLINIYINGKNAAFDNGLDTPLNENDEVYILPAVAGGSDLSEKELDRFSRQVMLEQIGYDGQLKLKNSKVCVVGVGGLGNPITTRLATMGVGKLRIVDRDVIELSNLHRQTMFDEDDVGQVKVEVAQKKLKKLNPEVEIEALPISINDYNASDVIDGCDVVIDALDSVNARYALNKACVEKNIPFVTGAAVGVTGQVFTVLPKETACYHCMFPTLDEDAMPTCSIQGVHPPILSIVGGIEVYEAVDVLIGKKPKSSEKFISIDLENLEFSSVRTFKQDACSVCGSGKKIETPKQELILEELCGRNMGKRTFSITPTYEVNLDVADVTALAQEKGFKVENQGDLGLSMRTNDLSVNFMKKGSAVVVGPDNEEEAITLFKSLLGTKSISV